From Pseudomonadota bacterium, a single genomic window includes:
- a CDS encoding efflux RND transporter permease subunit, whose translation MKPSITTEQHGFAGRLASFFMDSKLTAIGIIASLLLGIMAVVMLPREEEPQIKVPMIDIMVAMPGASAKEIEEQVSIPMEKLLYEIPGVEYIYSTSMPGRSLLIARFYVGENMENAIVRLNQKLATNFDRIPSGVSPPLVKPHTIDDVPILALTFHSERYDHYTLRRLAAEVDDAIKNIQEVAETKLIGGTVREVRILFDPLKLAGRHLAVGDIIPHLQQANRQTDSGNLLSLNREVIIQTGQFLSSVKEIGRLVVGVYKGRAVYLNEVAEIIDGPQEPANYVLHGEGNGRQEEAAVTLSVAKRPGANAVHVVETILKKIDTLKGTVIPHDVRVTITRDYGETAAEKSNELLLHMGIAVFGVALLILFFLGWRESIIVILAIPSTLALTLLLFYLYGYTLNRITLFALIFSIGILVDDAIVVVENIVRHSRLPGNEQRSMLKIAVEAVNEVGNPTILATWAVIAAILPMAFVGGLMGPYMRPIPIGSSAAMLFSLIIAFTVTPWAAIRVLKKKSTRSDSSTAATPEGMADHDHAPTDFFTRLYHLVMDPLLESSLWRAVFFGAIISLLLGACGMVYLGLVKVKMLPFDNKSEFQIILDMPEGTSLEHTARVAREMAAVVGREPEVVNYQVYAGTASPYNFNGLVRHYYMRQGANVADIQINLLPKGERKAQSHDIAKRVRPEVALIAEKYGATVAVAEVPPGPPVLQTLVAEIYGTSDAQRVKLAERVKDIFTSTPGVVDVDWYREANRLKTVITVDKEKAALNGISSGEISTTVDLALKGLPIDLYHLPHDKEPVNIILELPQAQRARIDTILNIQLRSGINPAGPLVSLRELVHVDQVAVEQPIYRKNLKPVIYVTGDVAGAAESPLYAILEMNREIGGIDGTLYGSDQEKIEVYNLKQPFYEMQPAVKWDGEWHITLEVFRDLGLAFCAVMILIYMLMVGWFKDYFVPLVVMAAIPFSLIGILPAHWAMGAFFTATSMIGFMAGAGIVVRNSIILVDFIELRISHGLPLKEAVVEAGAIRFRPMLLTALAVVVGASVILADPIFQGLAISLMFGEIASLLISRMAVPVLYFMLQRHKHAGESGY comes from the coding sequence ATGAAACCATCGATCACTACCGAACAGCATGGTTTTGCCGGGCGGCTCGCCTCCTTTTTTATGGATTCGAAGCTGACCGCGATCGGCATCATCGCCTCTCTCCTGCTCGGGATCATGGCCGTGGTCATGCTCCCCAGGGAAGAAGAACCGCAGATCAAAGTCCCGATGATCGATATCATGGTCGCCATGCCGGGGGCCTCGGCCAAGGAAATCGAGGAGCAGGTCTCCATCCCCATGGAAAAACTGCTGTACGAGATCCCCGGGGTCGAATACATCTACTCCACCTCAATGCCCGGCCGGAGCCTCCTGATTGCCAGGTTTTATGTCGGCGAAAACATGGAGAACGCCATCGTCCGGCTGAACCAGAAACTGGCGACCAATTTCGACCGGATCCCAAGCGGCGTTTCACCACCGCTGGTCAAGCCCCACACCATCGACGACGTCCCGATCCTCGCCCTGACCTTTCACAGCGAGCGGTATGATCATTACACCCTGCGGCGACTGGCGGCGGAGGTTGATGACGCGATCAAAAACATCCAGGAGGTGGCGGAAACCAAGCTGATCGGCGGCACCGTGCGTGAAGTGCGGATTCTCTTCGATCCACTCAAACTTGCCGGCCGCCACCTTGCCGTCGGCGACATTATCCCGCACCTGCAGCAGGCGAACCGGCAGACCGATTCCGGCAATTTATTGTCGCTGAACCGCGAGGTCATCATCCAGACCGGGCAGTTTCTTTCATCCGTGAAAGAGATCGGCCGGCTCGTGGTCGGGGTCTACAAGGGCAGGGCGGTCTACCTGAATGAAGTGGCCGAAATCATTGACGGCCCGCAGGAACCGGCCAACTATGTTCTGCATGGCGAGGGGAACGGCCGGCAGGAAGAAGCGGCGGTGACCCTGTCGGTAGCCAAACGACCGGGGGCCAATGCGGTTCACGTGGTTGAAACCATCCTGAAAAAAATCGACACCCTGAAAGGAACGGTGATCCCCCATGATGTCAGGGTCACCATCACCCGGGATTACGGCGAGACGGCGGCCGAAAAATCAAACGAGCTTCTCCTGCACATGGGGATTGCGGTTTTCGGGGTTGCCCTCCTGATCCTCTTTTTCCTGGGCTGGCGGGAGTCGATCATCGTCATTCTGGCCATCCCTTCAACCCTGGCCCTGACCCTGCTCCTCTTTTACCTTTACGGCTACACCCTGAACCGGATCACCCTCTTCGCCCTGATCTTTTCCATCGGTATCCTGGTGGATGACGCCATCGTCGTGGTCGAGAACATCGTCCGCCATTCCAGGTTGCCGGGCAATGAACAAAGGTCAATGCTCAAGATCGCCGTTGAAGCGGTCAACGAAGTCGGCAATCCGACCATCCTCGCCACCTGGGCGGTGATTGCCGCGATCCTGCCGATGGCCTTCGTCGGCGGCCTGATGGGCCCGTACATGCGCCCGATCCCGATCGGTTCGTCGGCGGCCATGCTTTTTTCCCTGATCATTGCCTTTACCGTGACCCCGTGGGCCGCCATCCGGGTCCTGAAGAAAAAAAGCACCCGATCTGATTCCAGCACTGCCGCGACTCCTGAAGGGATGGCCGACCATGATCATGCCCCGACTGATTTCTTTACCCGCCTCTACCATCTGGTCATGGACCCGCTGCTCGAAAGCTCTCTCTGGCGGGCGGTTTTCTTCGGCGCCATCATCTCGTTGCTGCTGGGCGCCTGCGGCATGGTCTACCTGGGGCTGGTCAAGGTGAAGATGCTGCCCTTCGACAACAAGAGCGAGTTCCAGATCATTCTCGACATGCCGGAGGGGACCAGCCTCGAGCACACCGCCCGGGTGGCCCGGGAAATGGCGGCGGTGGTCGGCCGGGAACCGGAGGTGGTCAATTATCAGGTCTACGCCGGCACCGCCTCACCCTATAATTTCAACGGGCTGGTTCGCCATTACTACATGCGCCAGGGGGCCAATGTCGCCGATATCCAGATTAACCTCCTGCCCAAGGGAGAGCGCAAGGCCCAGAGCCATGACATCGCCAAACGGGTCCGGCCGGAGGTCGCTCTCATTGCCGAAAAATACGGGGCAACCGTAGCGGTGGCCGAAGTGCCGCCGGGGCCGCCGGTTCTCCAGACCCTGGTTGCGGAGATCTACGGGACGTCAGATGCCCAGAGGGTCAAACTTGCCGAACGGGTCAAGGACATCTTCACCTCAACCCCCGGGGTGGTGGATGTCGACTGGTACCGGGAAGCAAACCGCCTAAAAACGGTGATCACCGTCGACAAGGAAAAAGCGGCCTTGAACGGCATCTCCTCCGGGGAAATTTCGACAACCGTCGACCTCGCCTTAAAGGGGCTACCCATTGACCTCTACCATCTCCCCCACGACAAGGAACCGGTCAATATCATCCTTGAACTGCCGCAGGCCCAGCGGGCGAGGATCGACACCATCCTGAATATCCAGCTCCGCTCCGGGATCAATCCGGCAGGGCCCCTGGTTTCACTCCGGGAACTGGTCCATGTGGACCAGGTCGCGGTCGAGCAGCCCATCTACCGGAAAAACCTGAAACCGGTGATCTACGTGACCGGCGATGTGGCGGGGGCGGCGGAAAGCCCGCTCTATGCGATCCTCGAGATGAACAGGGAAATCGGTGGTATCGACGGCACACTGTATGGATCGGATCAGGAGAAAATTGAAGTCTACAACCTGAAGCAGCCGTTCTATGAAATGCAGCCCGCCGTCAAATGGGACGGCGAGTGGCACATCACCCTGGAAGTTTTCCGCGATCTGGGGCTTGCCTTCTGCGCGGTGATGATCCTCATCTACATGCTGATGGTCGGCTGGTTCAAGGATTACTTCGTGCCGCTGGTGGTGATGGCCGCCATCCCCTTTTCATTGATCGGCATCCTCCCGGCCCACTGGGCGATGGGCGCGTTTTTCACCGCCACCTCAATGATCGGCTTCATGGCCGGGGCGGGGATCGTGGTGCGAAACTCGATCATCCTGGTCGACTTTATCGAGCTTCGAATCAGTCACGGCCTGCCGCTGAAGGAAGCGGTGGTCGAGGCCGGGGCCATCCGTTTCCGGCCGATGCTGCTCACCGCACTCGCGGTGGTGGTCGGCGCCTCGGTGATCCTCGCCGACCCGATCTTCCAGGGACTCGCGATCTCGCTCATGTTCGGCGAGATCGCCTCGCTCCTGATCAGCAGAATGGCGGTGCCGGTCCTCTACTTCATGCTGCAGAGACATAAACACGCGGGAGAGAGCGGCTATTGA
- a CDS encoding efflux RND transporter periplasmic adaptor subunit has protein sequence MNRMKFIALALCSVVLGLSGCTQPPSEEHKTGMPELPVARVTVVQVAAQQTMSQNEATGTIEAVHQATIASKVTGTIEKLPVDLGSTVKKGDLLLRLSAGEISARAAQAEAQLEQARRNLEREKRLLEKEASTPETVKSMEDGFRVAEAAYREAQTMFGYTTITAPFDGVISGKNIQIGDLATPGTPLLVIENNRKLQVVASVPEELALQIKIGDRLPVRGATAAPDKTGVVSEIAPSSDPQTRTTTVKLKIEDISGLRPGQYVRIVLPGVSVNAYLVPAMAISRYGQMERLFVVENNRAILRLIRTGERVGSQVEILSGIVAGEQVVLHGSNQLVDRQPVEIVQ, from the coding sequence ATGAACAGAATGAAATTTATCGCACTCGCCCTTTGCTCCGTGGTGCTGGGCTTAAGCGGCTGCACTCAGCCGCCGTCGGAGGAACACAAAACCGGGATGCCCGAGCTGCCCGTCGCCAGGGTCACGGTTGTCCAGGTCGCGGCACAGCAGACCATGAGCCAGAATGAGGCTACCGGAACCATCGAGGCCGTCCATCAGGCAACCATTGCCTCCAAGGTCACCGGCACCATCGAGAAGCTGCCGGTGGACCTTGGCTCGACGGTCAAGAAAGGCGATCTCCTGCTCCGGCTCAGCGCCGGTGAAATCAGCGCCAGAGCGGCCCAGGCGGAAGCCCAGCTGGAGCAGGCCCGCCGGAATCTGGAGCGGGAAAAACGCCTTCTTGAAAAAGAGGCGTCCACCCCGGAAACCGTAAAATCCATGGAAGACGGTTTCCGGGTCGCCGAGGCCGCCTACCGTGAAGCGCAGACCATGTTCGGCTACACCACGATCACGGCCCCCTTCGACGGGGTCATTTCCGGAAAAAACATTCAGATCGGCGACCTGGCCACCCCCGGCACCCCGTTACTGGTCATCGAGAACAACCGCAAACTGCAGGTGGTCGCCTCGGTCCCGGAAGAACTGGCGTTGCAGATCAAAATCGGCGACCGGCTGCCGGTAAGGGGCGCCACCGCCGCACCGGACAAAACCGGAGTGGTCAGCGAGATCGCCCCCTCTTCAGACCCGCAGACCAGAACAACGACGGTCAAGCTTAAAATCGAAGATATTTCCGGCCTCCGGCCGGGGCAATATGTCCGCATCGTGCTGCCGGGGGTCTCGGTAAACGCCTATCTGGTCCCCGCGATGGCCATCAGCCGCTACGGCCAGATGGAACGTCTTTTCGTCGTCGAGAACAACCGGGCGATTCTCCGGCTGATCAGGACCGGCGAGAGGGTCGGTTCGCAGGTGGAAATCCTTTCCGGGATCGTTGCCGGAGAGCAGGTCGTTCTCCATGGCAGCAACCAGCTTGTTGACAGACAACCCGTGGAAATAGTGCAATGA
- a CDS encoding TolC family protein — protein MKTWSKITLVLLLLAVTPGITIASGQKPEDSAPQVWTARKAVYYALRNNPDSGMARQRLKAAQSMVTMEKSSLYPQLAFSSRYSQTDNPMYSFGNILNQGAFNSTIDFNNPGRTDDLNMGVRVNYRLYNGGRDLAGIEGAEAHEEAAEKELGAIRDELAFGAIRTFNLIIQAEGIVKAHQTALEAINTSLAVAQARYNEGVLLRADVLNLEVQQSRSEENLIQAQNSLEEARKVFLNLMGLKEGVVQIFPDITEEQEIPSGRTAENRFELQAAEAMVRAAEARLKQAQGGRLPTVEGFAGYDFDHGTVTDHDGDSWLAGVQLSYTLFDGRRTSAAVAAAAASLAEAKERLRKTELAIELEIRRAELAVHDAETRLAVTEKGVEQAKESARIYRARFREGEVLASDLVTAENGLTEALLRKTVAGSAHNIAIAGLRKALGLEQFPDLDKENPAGKGS, from the coding sequence ATGAAGACGTGGTCAAAAATCACCCTTGTCCTCCTGCTCCTGGCGGTCACACCGGGAATCACAATTGCCTCCGGGCAGAAACCGGAAGACTCCGCGCCGCAGGTCTGGACCGCCCGCAAGGCCGTCTATTACGCACTTCGCAACAACCCGGACAGCGGGATGGCCCGACAACGGCTCAAAGCCGCGCAATCGATGGTGACCATGGAAAAATCGTCGCTCTATCCCCAGCTCGCCTTTTCTTCACGATACAGCCAGACTGACAACCCCATGTATTCTTTCGGCAACATCCTGAACCAGGGGGCGTTTAACTCCACCATTGACTTCAACAACCCCGGCCGGACCGATGATCTCAATATGGGAGTCAGGGTCAATTACCGGCTGTACAACGGCGGTCGGGATCTTGCCGGAATTGAAGGTGCCGAGGCGCACGAAGAAGCTGCGGAGAAAGAGCTCGGAGCGATCCGCGATGAACTCGCCTTCGGGGCGATCCGCACCTTCAACCTGATCATTCAGGCGGAAGGGATCGTCAAAGCGCACCAGACCGCCCTGGAGGCAATCAACACCTCGCTCGCGGTCGCCCAGGCCCGATATAATGAAGGGGTGCTGCTCCGCGCCGATGTCCTCAACCTCGAAGTCCAGCAATCACGGTCTGAAGAAAACCTCATCCAGGCCCAAAACAGCCTGGAGGAGGCCCGGAAGGTTTTTCTGAACCTGATGGGGCTGAAGGAAGGAGTCGTCCAGATCTTTCCGGATATCACCGAAGAGCAGGAGATTCCAAGCGGCAGGACCGCGGAGAACCGTTTTGAGCTTCAGGCTGCCGAAGCAATGGTCCGGGCGGCCGAGGCCAGGTTGAAACAGGCCCAGGGCGGCAGGCTGCCGACCGTCGAGGGATTCGCCGGCTATGATTTCGACCATGGCACGGTCACCGATCATGATGGCGACTCCTGGCTGGCCGGGGTCCAGCTGAGCTACACTCTTTTTGACGGCCGGCGGACCTCGGCTGCGGTCGCAGCGGCCGCGGCATCACTTGCCGAGGCAAAGGAGAGGCTCCGGAAAACCGAACTGGCCATTGAGCTTGAGATCAGAAGGGCGGAACTCGCGGTACACGATGCCGAAACTCGCCTTGCGGTCACCGAAAAAGGGGTTGAGCAGGCAAAGGAAAGCGCTCGAATCTACCGGGCCCGGTTCCGGGAGGGCGAGGTGCTTGCCTCTGATCTGGTCACGGCTGAAAACGGCCTGACCGAAGCGCTCCTGAGAAAAACGGTTGCCGGATCGGCACACAACATAGCCATCGCCGGATTACGAAAGGCCCTGGGGCTTGAACAGTTTCCCGATCTCGACAAAGAAAACCCTGCGGGGAAAGGCTCCTGA
- a CDS encoding cytochrome C — translation MKKLKRLLLSVVFLAVAVGLPAMAMALESKCVECHKKVTPNIVKDYMSGAMGKSGTVECASCHGAEHTTADDAIKAVMPTEKTCQQCHEKQHGQYMSGKHMAAWIAMSAMPKTGFQPHAYIQGLKGCGGCHKIGVRDEDSRAESRYGSPCDSCHTRHKFSKEEANKPEACRTCHMGFDHPQWEMWSSSKHGIIYQTEGDTGRAPKCQTCHMENGDHRVMTSWGFLALRLPEADEEWMGYRTSILKGLHVLDPEGKPTGRLEVVKAGMVARLTAESWQAERDRMVEVCSKCHSRSYALTNLENADAMIKEADKLMAEAVEIVAFLYKKGILQPEEGKAAYPDMLTFYDAKSPIEQTLYVMFLEHRMRAFQGAFHMNPDYTTWYGLAEMKKDIVEIRSEAKKLIMESERNN, via the coding sequence ATGAAGAAGCTGAAGAGGTTGTTGTTGAGTGTGGTCTTTTTAGCAGTCGCTGTCGGACTGCCCGCCATGGCTATGGCTCTGGAAAGCAAATGTGTGGAGTGCCATAAAAAGGTGACCCCGAACATCGTGAAAGATTATATGTCCGGAGCGATGGGGAAATCAGGAACGGTGGAGTGCGCGAGTTGTCATGGCGCTGAACACACGACGGCGGATGATGCGATCAAGGCCGTGATGCCCACCGAGAAAACCTGTCAGCAATGTCATGAAAAGCAGCATGGCCAGTATATGTCCGGGAAACACATGGCGGCATGGATCGCCATGTCGGCAATGCCGAAAACAGGGTTCCAGCCACACGCCTATATCCAGGGGCTCAAGGGCTGCGGCGGCTGTCACAAAATCGGGGTTCGCGATGAAGATTCGCGGGCGGAGTCACGATACGGCTCGCCTTGTGATTCCTGCCATACCCGACATAAATTCTCCAAGGAGGAGGCCAATAAACCGGAGGCCTGTCGCACCTGTCACATGGGGTTTGACCATCCGCAATGGGAGATGTGGTCCAGTTCGAAACATGGAATCATCTACCAGACCGAAGGGGACACCGGTCGGGCTCCCAAATGCCAGACCTGTCACATGGAAAATGGCGACCATCGGGTGATGACCTCCTGGGGTTTTCTGGCCTTGCGTCTGCCCGAGGCAGATGAAGAGTGGATGGGATACCGGACCTCAATCCTCAAAGGGTTGCATGTTCTCGACCCGGAGGGGAAACCGACCGGCCGTCTTGAGGTGGTCAAGGCCGGAATGGTCGCCAGGCTGACCGCAGAGTCATGGCAGGCTGAACGGGACCGGATGGTCGAAGTCTGCAGTAAGTGCCACAGTCGGTCCTATGCCTTGACCAATCTTGAGAACGCCGATGCGATGATCAAGGAAGCGGATAAGCTGATGGCCGAGGCGGTGGAGATTGTCGCCTTTCTCTATAAGAAGGGAATTCTGCAGCCGGAGGAAGGGAAGGCCGCCTACCCGGACATGCTGACTTTCTATGATGCCAAGAGCCCGATCGAGCAGACACTCTATGTCATGTTCCTCGAACACCGGATGAGGGCTTTCCAGGGCGCCTTCCATATGAACCCTGATTATACGACCTGGTACGGTCTGGCAGAGATGAAGAAGGATATTGTCGAAATCAGGAGTGAGGCTAAAAAGCTGATCATGGAGAGCGAGCGAAACAACTAG
- the nrfD gene encoding polysulfide reductase NrfD: protein MKNLLASVIPQEGGLEVETSSGYNVAVVISALFVAAGIAAGLHAMIIGHEHAYNNTREVPWGLLIAAYVFFVVTSTGLCLVSSIGHVFNVEVLKPIAKRSVFLAIVSIVAGFLVIGFEIENPWRMPIYNMLTPNPTSNIWWMGTLYGAYLFFMAIEFALLQMGKHKQAGILGLLGVVSGIAAHSNLGAVFGLLGGREFWHGPYMPIYFITSAMMSGCAAVIFFTWIGYKANGWKMSEPMKEALYTTAKLGATLTAVIMFFTTWKMISGVSGHPPGKYEAMMSLINGPYSLNFWAGEVMLGMVIPFFLIVSVKGRNLPVLFVASVSAIIGIFFMRYDLVVVGFLVPHFHGMGVVDLPHLFSYIPSMHEILITLGGIGLCVMGFLMGERLFRGHLSEDH, encoded by the coding sequence GTGAAAAATTTACTCGCAAGTGTTATTCCGCAGGAAGGCGGGCTTGAGGTCGAAACCTCGAGCGGTTACAACGTTGCGGTCGTGATCAGCGCGCTGTTCGTTGCGGCAGGTATTGCGGCAGGACTCCATGCCATGATCATCGGCCATGAGCATGCCTACAACAATACCCGGGAAGTCCCATGGGGCTTGTTGATCGCAGCTTACGTCTTTTTTGTCGTCACCTCGACCGGACTGTGTCTGGTTTCTTCAATCGGTCACGTATTTAATGTGGAAGTTTTGAAACCCATTGCCAAGCGTTCCGTGTTCCTGGCGATTGTATCGATTGTCGCCGGATTTCTGGTCATCGGTTTCGAGATCGAGAATCCCTGGCGGATGCCGATCTACAACATGCTGACCCCCAATCCGACCTCCAATATCTGGTGGATGGGGACCCTCTACGGCGCCTATCTTTTCTTCATGGCGATTGAGTTCGCCCTGTTGCAGATGGGCAAGCACAAGCAGGCCGGGATCCTCGGTCTGCTGGGCGTGGTTTCAGGTATTGCGGCCCACAGCAACCTGGGTGCGGTTTTCGGCTTGCTGGGTGGACGCGAATTCTGGCACGGCCCCTATATGCCTATCTATTTTATCACTTCAGCGATGATGTCCGGTTGTGCGGCGGTTATCTTTTTCACCTGGATCGGCTACAAGGCCAACGGCTGGAAGATGAGTGAGCCGATGAAAGAGGCCCTCTATACCACCGCCAAACTCGGTGCAACCCTGACCGCAGTCATCATGTTTTTCACCACCTGGAAAATGATCTCGGGGGTGAGCGGTCATCCGCCGGGAAAATATGAAGCGATGATGTCTCTGATCAATGGCCCGTACTCTCTGAATTTCTGGGCCGGGGAAGTGATGCTGGGTATGGTTATTCCGTTTTTCCTGATTGTTTCAGTGAAAGGGCGCAATCTGCCGGTGCTGTTTGTTGCTTCGGTTTCAGCAATCATCGGCATCTTCTTCATGAGATACGATCTGGTCGTGGTCGGTTTTCTGGTTCCCCATTTCCATGGCATGGGTGTGGTGGATCTGCCCCATCTGTTTTCCTATATCCCTTCAATGCATGAGATCCTCATCACCCTCGGCGGTATCGGTCTCTGCGTTATGGGATTTCTGATGGGCGAGCGTCTGTTCCGCGGGCATCTTTCAGAGGACCATTGA
- a CDS encoding MerR family transcriptional regulator: MVPRKKFDVQPLTPDTPIYPIGVAAKILDVHPRTLRIYEDEGLISPAHKGARRMFSENDIKWVNCLRKLIHEQGVSIPGLKKLLTLAPCWEVADCPVEIHAHCNALIDKAAPRRLRLAGDEQAEAEAKQAERRARENAGQHKKKTGQN, translated from the coding sequence ATGGTTCCAAGAAAAAAATTTGATGTGCAGCCTTTGACTCCCGACACCCCGATCTATCCGATTGGGGTCGCGGCCAAGATTCTGGATGTCCATCCGAGAACGTTGCGTATCTACGAAGATGAAGGATTGATCTCTCCGGCCCATAAAGGGGCAAGGAGGATGTTCTCGGAGAACGACATCAAGTGGGTAAACTGCCTGCGCAAGCTGATCCATGAGCAGGGGGTCAGTATTCCGGGTCTGAAGAAGCTTCTCACCCTTGCGCCATGCTGGGAAGTTGCCGACTGTCCGGTCGAGATCCACGCACACTGCAACGCCCTGATCGACAAGGCTGCGCCGAGGAGGTTGCGGCTGGCCGGGGACGAACAGGCCGAGGCCGAAGCGAAACAGGCCGAGCGAAGGGCTCGGGAGAATGCAGGGCAACATAAAAAAAAAACAGGTCAAAACTGA
- a CDS encoding sigma 54-interacting transcriptional regulator: protein MSENSSCISTDHFHPRILDCLEEGIILFDRSCQTAFINKAAETMSGYHAEKVCGTPVSDFFRPRAGDDLTLFTPGSPVINTVRHPLFLMTQKGDMVPVAITITPFAGEEGLPDGGLISFYDQTESIQHRMVIESVADGVFTVDRNWKITSFNKSAERVTGWSREEAIGRSCSEVFNSDHCGADCPIAMSLYRGKPVSSHSVNMRNTNGKRIPISVSASPLVDGAGNIIGGVETFRDLSDVYTLQRRIKKKFNFGEIISKSDSMRRIFEILPEIARSESNVLVLGESGTGKELIAKATHHSSPRKDGPFITVNCGALPETLLESELFGYKAGAFTDAKQDRSGRFAAAEGGTLFLDEIGDIPSSLQVKLLRVLQEKVYEPLGSSKPVSANVRIIAATNRDLHTLVEEGLFRDDLYYRLNVVKLSLPPLRERREDIPMLCEHFVKLFSERQGKEIVGISEAAMDILMKHNFPGNIRELENIIEYSFILCHAGYIQPEHLPEPFAPRTGSAVATPSAGARSLEDIEKQAILSALERNKWKKLATCRDLGISKDTLRRKISRYGLEE from the coding sequence ATGAGCGAAAATTCAAGTTGCATCTCGACCGATCATTTCCACCCCCGGATACTGGACTGCCTTGAAGAAGGAATCATCCTCTTCGACCGTTCATGCCAAACGGCATTCATCAACAAAGCCGCAGAAACCATGAGCGGATACCACGCCGAAAAGGTGTGCGGAACACCGGTATCTGATTTTTTCAGACCAAGAGCGGGGGATGATCTTACTCTCTTTACCCCCGGCTCCCCGGTGATAAATACTGTCAGGCACCCCCTGTTTCTCATGACCCAGAAAGGCGACATGGTACCCGTCGCCATTACCATCACCCCTTTTGCAGGTGAAGAAGGCCTTCCGGATGGCGGGTTGATCAGTTTTTATGATCAAACAGAATCAATCCAACACCGGATGGTGATTGAAAGTGTTGCCGATGGTGTCTTCACGGTTGACCGGAACTGGAAAATCACTTCCTTCAATAAATCTGCCGAGAGAGTCACCGGCTGGTCCCGGGAAGAAGCGATCGGCCGTTCCTGCAGCGAGGTATTCAACTCGGACCACTGCGGCGCTGACTGCCCCATCGCCATGAGCCTTTACCGGGGAAAGCCCGTTTCGAGCCACTCGGTGAACATGCGCAATACCAACGGCAAAAGAATTCCGATCAGTGTCAGCGCCTCCCCGCTTGTCGATGGAGCCGGCAACATCATCGGCGGCGTGGAAACCTTCCGTGATTTAAGCGATGTCTATACCCTGCAGCGCCGGATCAAAAAGAAGTTCAACTTCGGTGAGATCATCAGTAAGAGCGACAGCATGCGAAGGATTTTTGAGATTCTTCCGGAAATTGCCAGAAGCGAAAGCAATGTTCTGGTCCTTGGGGAAAGCGGAACCGGAAAGGAACTCATTGCCAAGGCGACCCATCACTCGAGCCCGCGGAAAGACGGCCCTTTTATTACCGTGAACTGTGGGGCGCTGCCGGAAACCCTTCTTGAATCAGAACTGTTCGGCTACAAAGCCGGAGCCTTCACCGATGCCAAGCAGGACCGGTCCGGGCGTTTTGCCGCAGCCGAAGGGGGCACCCTCTTCCTTGACGAAATCGGCGACATCCCCTCATCGCTCCAGGTAAAACTCCTCCGGGTTCTCCAGGAAAAAGTCTATGAACCCCTTGGCTCCAGCAAACCTGTTTCCGCCAACGTCAGAATTATCGCCGCCACCAATCGCGATCTTCATACCCTGGTCGAAGAAGGTCTTTTCCGCGACGACCTCTATTACCGGCTGAACGTGGTCAAACTGAGCCTTCCCCCGCTGAGGGAGAGACGGGAAGACATCCCGATGCTTTGCGAGCACTTCGTCAAATTGTTCAGCGAGCGACAGGGCAAGGAGATTGTCGGAATTTCAGAAGCTGCAATGGATATTCTAATGAAACATAATTTCCCGGGCAACATCAGGGAGCTGGAAAACATCATCGAGTATTCATTCATCCTCTGCCATGCAGGCTATATTCAGCCCGAGCATCTGCCGGAACCTTTCGCCCCCAGAACCGGATCGGCCGTCGCAACTCCCTCTGCCGGAGCCCGGTCCCTTGAAGACATTGAAAAGCAGGCCATCCTCTCAGCACTTGAACGCAACAAATGGAAAAAGCTCGCCACCTGCCGGGATCTCGGGATTTCAAAGGACACCTTAAGAAGAAAGATCAGCAGATACGGCCTCGAAGAGTAA